TCCGTGAAGTAAAAACTGCAATCGGACCGGTGAGCGATGAGCAAGCTGCTACCACGGGCCTAAACGGACTTTCCACAGGGCAGTCGAGCCGCCAAACACAGAGCCCTACCGAAACAGTTGAACCTGCAGAATTAAGCCAAAACCAGCGAATCAAAACTCAATCGACTATAAAAAATATTAAGAAACATGAATCAGATACCGGCATAACCACATTAGAAAGCCGTATGTTAACAACCGATGGATACCGTCAAGATGTTCTCGACGCCATTCCTCATATGAGCACTCAGGAACTTTGGCACCTCGTTCACGCTCTTGGTGGAAGCGACTTTAAGGTAGCGGACGAACTCGATTCAATCTGGGAAGACATTGTAGAAGCCATGACTCCCGAACAATTGGTTGAGATGAGCGCAACACAAGCAACAGCGGAAACCATGGAAGCCTGCAACGGAACCAATAAAACAAGCATTGGTATAAAAATTCCTGGATTAAATGATATTATCAGTAAATTTACCCCCCAGAGTCCTCGTAACCTATTAAACGATTGTTGCGAATTAAGCCGTGTTGCTGCTGATCGATACCAGACGATTCGTGATTACGCTGGCGCTGAATTAGAAGAATATGGTCTCGATGCTCATGTTGGTAGTCCCGGTAGCCTTCTGATCGCATTAGAAGAACTAAAGTTGCACAAAGAATCACTTGCAAAGGTTAGCAGCCCAGAAAACGAATCCGCTGAATTGAACGCTACTAAAATCAGTTCTCCATCCGATTCTGCCCAAAATCATGGCTTTATCGATGCGGTGACCACCAATGACATGACTCCAGATCTTATTGTAACAGGTGAAAAAATCAACACTGCTGCAGAGCTTGATGATGAAATTGACCGATTAGAAGACCTTCTCAACTCCGTCGGCGAAGACGCCCAGATGGCCAACCTAGACCTTCAAAACGCATTGCAAAAGCAGCAGCAACTTCTTCAGATGATGTCGAATATCTCCAAGACGCTTCATGAAACTTCCATGAGCATCATTCGTAAAATCGGCTCCTAATAGTTGGTTGGAGCAGGTCCACCGGGTGCACGAAGAATGGGTTCCTCGTGCATCCGGCATCGCCCTTCTCTTCAACCTCAGTCCTCGACCAGTTCGATACCGCCGCGTCCTGCAGTCAACTCCTGAAACTCTCGCCGTAATCTCTCTTGATTCACCGAGGGCAAAGTCACCCGCCAGCACACCGATTCACCATAATCACTCGAATCAAGCTCAGCCTCACAGGCCTCCAGTAAATGACGAGCGGAGCCTTCAAGGGAGTAATCAAGCTCCAAACGAAAACTAACTTTCTCAATTCTAACCTCGGTGACGCAAGCCTCCACCGCAGCTTTCATGGCGTCCGTATAAGCACGGACCAAACCGCCTTTACCAAGCTTCGTACCGCCAAAATATCTGATAACCACTCCAAGTGCCTCTGAAAGGTCGGCACCTTCGAGCACCGTTAACATGGGCTTTCCCGCGGTACCCGATGGCTCACCATCATCGCTGTACCGCATCGCATCGGGATGTAAGCCTCGCCACGCCCAGCACCAGTGGCGAGCATCAGCATACTCGGCTTTAACCTCCGCAAGTAATTGCTGAGCGACTTCAAGGTCTTTGGCCGCAAAAACGAGCCCAATAAAGCGAGAGCCTTTAATCTTATCGATTTCAACGACTGCATTCTCTTGGATACTAAGCATCGGTTCTATGGCCATTTCTTATCGCCCCTGCTAAGCAGCTGGGCTGATTCATGCACACGAGGTTTTTATGCCATTTTCACTGCAAAACAAAGTCGCCATCGTTACCGGAGCATCTGCTGGAATTGGAGAGTCTGTCTCTCGTAAACTTGCCGCACAGGGTGTGTCGGTGGCTCTCGCGGCCCGCACATTGGAACCCCTTGAAAAGCTCGCACAATCCATCGTCGCTGCGGGCGGCAAGGCCATTGCCGTTTCCACTGATGTTGGTTCACATGAAGACCAAGAGCGACTTATCAAGACCACACTCGAGACCTACGGGAAGATTGATATCCTGGTAAACAATGCCGGCTTGCACCACCGAGGACTCTTTGAAAACGTGGCTGCGATGGACCTTGCTAAGATGGTTGACGTCAACTTGCGTGGGCCTCTCGTTCTCACCCACCTTGCTCTCCCGCACCTGCGTGAAGGCGGCGGTGCCGTGGTCAACGTTGCGTCCTTAGCCGGACATCTCCCGCTTCCAGAAGCAGCAACCTATTCATCAACCAAGTTTGGTTTAAGGGCACTTTCTTTAGCGCTTAGCCAAGAGCTGGCCGAGAGCGGCGTCACCTTCTCATTGGTTTCTCCGGGCCCCGTTGCCACTGGGTTTATTATGGACCATCTTGAAAACGTGTCGCATTTGACGCTTTCGCAGCCCATCAGTACTCCCGACGAAATCGCCGACGATGTGCTGGCCTGTATCCAGGATGGAGCGCCGGAGAGATGCCGTCCCGCGAACTCTGGTCGGCTGGCCAAAGCTGCCTATGTGATGCCTGGCATCCGCAAGCTCCTTCGCCCCATCATGGAACGCAAGGGCAAGAGAAATAAAGCGCGCATCATCGAAGAGCAGAATCAAAACATAAAGTCGTAATCACTGTCATAGCCTTCATCCGCGGGCAGATATTTATCTACAATCTGTGTAACTGTTTCAGGGTCTAAGTAGGCATCCTCGGATGACTGAATATGCAAAGCTGACTTCACCAAATCTTGGCCCAGTCTCCAAACCATTAGATTTCTAAAAATCTTCTCTGGATTTTCACGCTTCACATTTCCCTCTTTATCCCAAACATCCAGTTCCTTGTTGGTGTCGCGAATCTGATTCTCTAAGAATGCACGGCCGCGGTTGTACAAGACAAAATTCTTAGGCAGCCCAATTTCAAGCTCAATCGCTTTATTAACAATGTCATTACAGGCAACCGATGTGCTCACCCCACTTTTAAAAACATCCGCAGAGTAATTCTGAAGCGCTTCGTTTTGGTCTTCGGTTATCTCACACAAATCGCACAAGGCACGCGTTACTATTTCCGGTGACGAAGTCGCTGCTCCTAAAATTAAGGATAAAACGCCGCGCCTTTCGAGCTTCGAGAGTTTTCCGCATGCCCCGAAATCAATCAAAGTCAGCTGATAATCTCGGCCGTATGGTGCATAGCCAGGCAAAGGTTCTGGGTTAAAAAAGATATTTCCTGCATGGAGGTCACCATGAAAGAAACCATCGCCAAACAGGGCATTGTCGTACCAAAGTTCCGTAAACGTGGCCAAGGCTTCACTCTTAAGAGGTAAGCTTTTG
The window above is part of the Deltaproteobacteria bacterium genome. Proteins encoded here:
- a CDS encoding YigZ family protein, whose amino-acid sequence is MAIEPMLSIQENAVVEIDKIKGSRFIGLVFAAKDLEVAQQLLAEVKAEYADARHWCWAWRGLHPDAMRYSDDGEPSGTAGKPMLTVLEGADLSEALGVVIRYFGGTKLGKGGLVRAYTDAMKAAVEACVTEVRIEKVSFRLELDYSLEGSARHLLEACEAELDSSDYGESVCWRVTLPSVNQERLRREFQELTAGRGGIELVED
- a CDS encoding SDR family oxidoreductase, with amino-acid sequence MPFSLQNKVAIVTGASAGIGESVSRKLAAQGVSVALAARTLEPLEKLAQSIVAAGGKAIAVSTDVGSHEDQERLIKTTLETYGKIDILVNNAGLHHRGLFENVAAMDLAKMVDVNLRGPLVLTHLALPHLREGGGAVVNVASLAGHLPLPEAATYSSTKFGLRALSLALSQELAESGVTFSLVSPGPVATGFIMDHLENVSHLTLSQPISTPDEIADDVLACIQDGAPERCRPANSGRLAKAAYVMPGIRKLLRPIMERKGKRNKARIIEEQNQNIKS